Proteins encoded in a region of the Solanum dulcamara chromosome 9, daSolDulc1.2, whole genome shotgun sequence genome:
- the LOC129904312 gene encoding 60S acidic ribosomal protein P2-2, which produces MKVIAAYLLAVLGGNKSPSGADLKKILGSVGADADEDRIELLLSQVKGKDITELIAAGREKLASVPAGGGGGVAVAASAGGAAAAPAAEEKKEEKKVEEKEESDDDMGFSLFD; this is translated from the exons ATGAAGGTTATTGCTGCTTATTTGTTGGCTGTGTTGGGTGGTAACAAATCCCCATCTGGTGCAGATTTGAAGAAGATCCTTGGTTCTG TTGGAGCTGATGCTGATGAGGATAGGATTGAACTCCTCTTGTCCCAAGTCAAGGGCAAGGATATCACTGAGCTGATTGCTGCTGGCAGGGAGAAGTTGGCTTCAGTACCCGccggtggtggtggtggtgttgcAGTAGCTGCATCTGCTGGTGGCGCTGCTGCAGCACCAGCGGCCGaggagaagaaagaagaaaagaaggtgGAAGAGAAAGAGGAATCTGATGAC GACATGGGCTTCAGTCTCTTCGATTAG
- the LOC129903172 gene encoding peptidyl-prolyl cis-trans isomerase CYP71, with protein MEEPVQNENGNPAAAVAVEETEEETAVIGPGPAPRARAKRPLQFEQAYLDSLPSANLYEKSYMHRDVVTHVAVSAADFFISGSTDGHLKFWKKKSIGIEFAKHFRSHLGPIEGLAVSIDGMLCCTISSDKSLKIYDVVNFDMMSMIRLPFIPGCVEWVYKQGDVKAKLAVSDRNSSLVHIYDARAGTNDPIISKEVQLCPIKVMKYNHVFDTVISADDKGIIEYWSPATLQFPENVVNFRLKSDTDLFEIVKCKTAVSSIEVSPDGKQFSVTSPDRRIRIFWFKTGKLRRVYDESLEVAQDLQRSDVPLYRLEAIDFGRRMAVEKEIEKTEHVPQPNAVFDESSNFIIYATLLGIKVINLHTNKVSRILGKVESNDRFLRIALYQGDRTSKKVRKIPAAAANANESKEPLIDPTLLCCAFKKHRIYLFSQREPEEPDDPTKGRDVFNEKPSPDELLAVSDIGKSVTTSLPDNVIMHTSMGDIHMKLYPEECPKTVENFTTHCRNGYYDNLIFHRVIRGFMVQTGDPLGDGTGGQSIWGREFEDEFHKSLRHDRPFTVSMANAGPNTNGSQFFITTVATPWLDNKHTVFGRVVKGMDVVQSLEKVKTDKGDKPYQDVKILNVTVPKS; from the exons GTATGAAAAAAGTTACATGCACCGAGATGTCGTTACTCATGTTGCTGTTTCAGCAGCAGATTTTTTCATTAGTGGGAGTACTGATG GTCACCTaaaattttggaagaaaaagTCTATTGGTATCGAGTTTGCAAAACATTTTAGATCTCATCTTGGACCAATTGAAGGCCTTGCC GTTAGTATTGATGGTATGCTTTGCTGTACAATCTCAAGTGATAAGTCTCTGAAAATATATGACGTAGTGAATTTTGACATGATGTCCATGATTCGTCTTCCATTCATACCTGGATGTGTTGAATGGGTATATAAACAAGGGGATGTCAAGGCTAAACTTGCTGTTAGTGATCGTAACTCCTCATTGGTGCATATATACGATGCAAGAGCTGGTACAAATGATCCTATAATATCTAAAGAG GTACAATTGTGCCCCATCAAAGTCATGAAATACAATCATGTCTTTGATACTGTGATATCAGCAGATGACAAAGGGATCATTGAGTACTGGAGTCCTGCCACACTTCAGTTCCCAGAGAATGT GGTGAATTTTAGATTGAAGAGTGATACTGATCTCTTTGAAATTGTGAAATGCAAAACTGCTGTTTCTTCTATAGAG GTAAGTCCTGATGGTAAACAGTTCTCGGTAACTTCACCAGATCGCAGGATTCGTATATTTTGGTTCAAGACAGGTAAACTAAGACGTGTGTATGATGAATCTCTTGAG GTGGCACAAGATCTCCAGAGAAGTGATGTTCCTTTATACCGACTTGAAGCTATTGATTTTGGACGAAGAATGGCTGTGGAAAAAGAAATTGAGAAAACAGAACATGTACCACAACCTAATGCTGTTTTTGATGAAAGTTCCAACTTCATTATATATGCAACTCTCCTAGGAATTAAA GTTATAAATCTACACACCAACAAGGTATCTCGTATCCTGGGGAAGGTGGAGAGCAATGATAGATTTTTAAGAATTGCTTTGTATCAAGGTGATAGAACTAgtaaaaaagtaagaaaaatccCTGCTGCGGCAGCAAATGCAAATGAAAGCAAGGAGCCCCTGATAGATCCCACTCTTCTTTGCTGTGCTTTCAAGAAACATAGAATCTATTTGTTCAG TCAGAGAGAACCTGAGGAACCTGATGATCCTACCAAGGGAAGAGATGTCTTTAATGAAAAGCCATCTCCTGATGAACTTTTGGCTGTATCTGACATTGGGAAGTCCGTTACTACATCCCTTCCAGATAATGTG ATCATGCATACCAGTATGGGTGACATTCATATGAAGCTATACCCTGAAGAGTGTCCAAAAACAGTGGAGAACTTTACAACACACTGCAGAAATGGTTACTATGATAATTTGATATTTCATCGGGTCATCAGAGGCTTTATGGTTCAGACAGGAGATCCACTAGGAGATGGCACGGGTGGCCAATCTATTTGGGGAAGGGAGTTTGAAGATGAgttccataaaag TCTGCGACATGATAGACCCTTCACTGTCTCAATGGCTAATGCTGGGCCAAACACCAATGGCTCCCAATTCTTCATAACAACTGTCGCCACTCCATGGTTGGACAATAAGCACACAGTTTTTGGCAGAGTAGTGAAAGGAATGGATGTTGTACAG TCTTTAGAGAAAGTGAAGACAGACAAAGGTGACAAGCCATACCAGgatgtaaaaatattaaatgtgaCTGTTCCAAAGTCTTAA